TTCTTGACAAAGATCTGGTTGTAGTCTGGTCGAGACATCTGTAACAAAAGACACATTCAATAATTAGTGCAAGACGATAATATAGCAAATTCCAGAATACCAGATATAGCAAATCATATAAAAGCAGACTACACTTGTTCCACTACAGGCATATGATTTACCACTGATACATCTCTACCTCCAAGTAGCATGATCTGACTAAAAGATTCacagttactccctccgttccaaaatagatgactcaactttgtactaactttagtacaaagttgagtcatctattttggaacggagggagtacattataGACTGTATCCAGACGAGCAAGCCTAATAGTTTCAATTTGAATAGCATAGTTGGAGGCTTCCAGCAGTAACCATGGACACCAATGCCTACATTCGACCTCTATTATTCAACACCGCCCAAATTCCAAGCCACAGACAGAATACTTCCCAAATTCCAAGCTAGCTACTACCATCTCTTCTACGGTTTCAATTGATTCTTTCTCTATAAACGCTCAATCACCATAAAGGCAGGCGAACGATGCCAATTTGGGGCATAGACCACCCTACTAGATCTCTTGCTAGCAGGTGCCGCACCAGAATTTTGACCCGTGTTAGTCAGACGCGAAATGTTCAACGGGGGGAGAAGGCGAGAGGGATGCGGGCTTACGAGATCCTTGAAGAGGATGAAGGCGATGAGGAAGAAGAGGACAAAGAGGATCTCGAACTCGGCGAGGCGGACGAAGCGGAAGACCTTGTCCACCACCCTGGTCAGCAGCCCGGGATCCCGCCGGCCCCCGCCCCTGCCGACGCCCCGCTGCTGCCGCATCCCCTCCGGTCGCGCGCTGTCCCCTCGACTGCCTCCCTGAAGCCATGAACCCTAGACGTGGGTACAAGAGAGAGATGTGCATAGACAAGTATGGCTGGGTGAACGGGGAAGAACAGCTACCGGATCACCGGCGGCAGCGTGGGTGAGACGGGGTCGATCGGCGCGGTGGAGCAGGTCGTCGGACGCGGGGACGAGGGACGGGCCGGAGAGGGTGGGTTCGAGCGTCGGGGTCCTCGCGGACTATGCAATTGCCGGCGGCTCGAGCTGTGGTCCGCACGATCTTGGATCGGACGGCGAGAAAAGTCGAAGCAACAAGGGGAACCAACCCGTTGCACTTTGCAGCTCAGCGAGTCCAAATTGTCCCCCCTTCAAACCAAGTCCAAATTCTGCAGCCGGTGGTCCATTGCCACGAGTTTATTTACAGTCTTATTTCTCATTTGATGACTATCCAAATTTGTCCACGCGGTTCTAAAAAAACGATCGCCATGTTGTGATAATGTGTTATATGCTCTTCTAGTCCAGTGCAAAAAGATGCATTACAAAATTCTTAATGCAGATATAAAAAATATTCACCACATATATTAATTTGTTgaacaaagaaaaaaaatgcATTTCTTGTAGACCATAAAAAATATATAGAATCATACAAAGATCTCGACTCAACGTTGCATATGCAGCGCAGTGGGTTGAACATACATCACCACATAGAACAGGATGCATATGGAAAAAGCTCTAGCTTGCAAAACACGAAGGGATTGGTTTTAGAAAACATGGAGCCGTTCGCTTATTCGGCTTACAGGATAACAATGTAGGTGATGATACAGGTCTGATTGCCTGTGGCAAAGCATTCCTGAACATCGCTCCCTGCACAGAATCTTGGTCTTCGCCGCAGCATCCTCAACACTCAACAGCGTACCTGACTGAAACCAAGAAGGCTATATTTCTGGTGATAATTCGTTTTAGGTTTTACCCTACAGAGTAAGCATAGAAAAGATGGGAATATGCTAGCTAATGTTAAGCTCAAAGAATCATCAGCGCGTGGTTTACAGCTAGTATACATTTACATGACACGACTACAGCAAAATGGAGATGTTGAGTGGAACTGACTAAACCGACAGATGCGATATCTTTGTATGATCTGGAGAGAGGGAACGGGGATCCTATCAGGTAATCCACTTGGAGGTGACTTGAGCACTTTGACGAGGTTTCATGGGAATCTGAGAAAGGTTCCTCTTTTTCATGTTGGAGGAGACAGTGGGGCTAAAATAAACCTGGCTTTTCTGTGAAATTGATGCAGCTTGCAAGTGTGGTTTTCTCAAAGGAATGAATGTATGCGACCTTGAGGGCGGCCCTTTCGAAGATTCAACACTTTTAGGTGAATCCCATTTGCTATGGTTCGCAAAACTCTGTGACCGGCCAACTATCTGGGGCCTCTTGTCCTTTGGACTCGGAATGTTTCTGCTTTCCATAGTTTCCGCGGAGTACATTGTCTCCTCCCCACTGCTGAAGCCGTCCCTCTTGTCTCCTTGTTCTGATATTGCCGGTGGTGAAGAACTTGACTGCGCCTCATTCCAGCAGTTTTCCTGGTAAGCAACATTGTGCATAGCATCGCAGTTGATTCGCGCATTACCTACCCGTGATTCATCTGAAACCGAGCAGTTCGGTTTGATCTTATTATCGACAGGCATCATTTGCTTTAGAGGAAGCGGTAAGAAAATAGATCTTGGATGCCCAGGAGGAAAGCTATCCATGACCGAACCAGGTTGCTCCTTAGGTCCGGGCACCTGTGAGGCTGGATCTCGTTGGCCTTGAAAGGAGTGTGAATTAACAGAATCATTTTCACCATATGAAATCTTGGCAGATGCTGAACTGCATGACCCATGCTGCCGTGTCGGTCT
This sequence is a window from Aegilops tauschii subsp. strangulata cultivar AL8/78 chromosome 7, Aet v6.0, whole genome shotgun sequence. Protein-coding genes within it:
- the LOC109781974 gene encoding uncharacterized protein, with product MRQQRGVGRGGGRRDPGLLTRVVDKVFRFVRLAEFEILFVLFFLIAFILFKDLMSRPDYNQIFVKKPDQDDRWP